The following coding sequences are from one Comamonas koreensis window:
- a CDS encoding DUF4124 domain-containing protein, with the protein MRLLSTSRNAGGRNLQRSLILLALVCCAAPAFAQKSVYRCETAGRVSYSDAPCVGATEIDTTPTQGMDKMTGKSRKGNDVQRAERNAAFAEAIQPLSGMNADEYRVYQHRFKLSPADKLECARLDNRLPALKQAVQAAAASDLAQAEVDLYKARNRFNDLNC; encoded by the coding sequence ATGCGCTTGTTGTCCACCTCTCGCAATGCAGGCGGTCGCAACCTGCAGCGCTCGCTGATACTGCTGGCCCTGGTCTGCTGCGCCGCGCCTGCCTTTGCGCAAAAGTCCGTGTACCGCTGCGAAACGGCTGGGCGCGTGAGCTACTCGGATGCGCCTTGTGTGGGCGCTACGGAAATCGACACCACGCCTACCCAGGGCATGGACAAGATGACGGGCAAGAGCCGCAAAGGCAATGACGTGCAGCGTGCCGAACGCAACGCTGCCTTTGCAGAAGCCATCCAGCCCCTGTCAGGGATGAACGCCGATGAGTACCGGGTGTACCAGCACCGTTTCAAGCTCAGCCCCGCCGACAAGCTTGAATGCGCACGGCTGGACAACCGCCTGCCAGCGCTCAAGCAAGCGGTGCAAGCAGCAGCGGCGAGTGACCTGGCCCAGGCCGAGGTCGATCTGTACAAGGCGCGCAACCGCTTCAATGATCTGAACTGCTAA